The following proteins are co-located in the Siansivirga zeaxanthinifaciens CC-SAMT-1 genome:
- a CDS encoding RsmB/NOP family class I SAM-dependent RNA methyltransferase — MRLHRNLCFSVIDGLTLIFNEGNYADKVIQQLLKRDKRWGARDRAFVAETTYDIVRWKRLYAEIAEVKEPFDRDNIWRMFAVWATLKGIKLPDWKYFENTPTRKIKGRFDELSKIRKFKESIPDWLDEIGEKELGNTVWTKEIAALNEQADVILRVNTLKTTKEKLQAELFDLDIECDFIENYPNALKLKERANVFTTEAFKNGFFEVQDASSQLVAEFLDVKPGMRVVDTCAGAGGKTLHLASMMDNKGQIIAMDIYENKLHELKRRAKRNGAHNIETRTIDSTKVIKKLYDKADRVLIDAPCSGLGVLRRNPDAKWKLQPEFIEKIKVTQQEILQQYSKMVKPGGKLVYATCSVLPSENQKQIDVFLTSEAGKEFTFVEDKKVLSHKSGYDGFYMALLERKK; from the coding sequence ATGCGATTACACAGAAATTTATGCTTTTCAGTTATTGATGGCTTAACACTTATATTTAACGAAGGCAACTACGCTGATAAAGTTATACAACAACTACTAAAACGTGACAAACGCTGGGGCGCACGAGATCGAGCTTTCGTTGCCGAAACCACTTACGATATTGTTCGTTGGAAACGTTTATACGCCGAAATAGCCGAAGTAAAAGAACCTTTTGACAGAGATAATATTTGGCGCATGTTTGCCGTTTGGGCTACCTTAAAGGGCATTAAATTACCCGATTGGAAATACTTTGAAAATACGCCAACCAGAAAAATAAAAGGCCGTTTCGATGAGCTTTCTAAAATAAGAAAGTTTAAAGAATCTATTCCCGACTGGTTAGATGAAATTGGCGAAAAAGAACTTGGAAATACGGTTTGGACCAAAGAAATTGCTGCACTTAACGAGCAAGCCGATGTTATTTTAAGAGTAAACACTTTAAAAACAACTAAAGAAAAGCTTCAGGCAGAATTATTTGATTTAGATATTGAATGCGATTTTATTGAAAATTACCCAAATGCTTTAAAATTAAAAGAACGTGCCAATGTTTTTACTACCGAAGCTTTTAAAAATGGTTTTTTCGAAGTGCAAGATGCGTCTTCGCAATTAGTGGCCGAATTTTTAGATGTAAAACCAGGCATGCGTGTGGTTGATACTTGTGCCGGTGCAGGAGGCAAAACGCTGCACTTAGCATCGATGATGGACAACAAAGGCCAAATTATAGCGATGGATATTTATGAAAACAAACTTCATGAACTAAAACGTCGTGCTAAAAGAAATGGCGCTCACAATATTGAAACTCGTACCATTGACTCTACAAAAGTTATTAAAAAACTGTATGATAAAGCAGATCGTGTTTTAATAGACGCCCCTTGTTCTGGATTGGGTGTTTTAAGACGTAACCCCGACGCTAAATGGAAATTACAGCCAGAATTTATTGAAAAAATTAAAGTTACTCAACAAGAGATTTTACAACAATACTCGAAAATGGTTAAACCAGGAGGTAAATTAGTTTATGCAACTTGTTCTGTTTTGCCCTCCGAAAACCAAAAACAAATTGATGTTTTCTTAACATCGGAAGCTGGAAAAGAATTTACTTTCGTAGAAGATAAAAAAGTATTGTCGCACAAATCTGGTTACGACGGATTTTATATGGCTTTACTAGAAAGAAAAAAATAA
- a CDS encoding ABC transporter ATP-binding protein, translated as MNQFVNILKYAKPYKRYALGHIISNILYALFGALSFIALIPMLDVLFKQDTFKVVEKPIYQGIGHLNNFYKDYMAYQINLYAQDDKSKALIFIIGFIIIVFLLKNIFSYLAYYFMVFLRNGVVRDLRNAVYKKTVELPLSFFSEQKKGDIMARVTNDVSTLQYSMLPVLELIFREPLSIIFTIIMMLIISVKLTIFVFVFIPLSGIIISRIGKSLKRKSDRVQKEQGAILSILEETLTGLRIIKGFNAEEKFNTKFIDSSNRFYNFSNKLLNRQNLASPTSEILGIIVISMLLWYGGQLVLVDKSLDGPSFMAYIGLAYNILVPAKAISRGLYNIKQGNAAAERIQEIIDTPNPLKDKDNAITKTDFTSQIEFKNISFKYENEYVLKDFSLTIPKGKTVALVGQSGSGKSTIANLITRFYDVNKGEILIDGIDIRDLTTSSLRKQLGIVTQEALLFNDTIKNNLKLGKQDATDEEVIEALKVANAWEFVETLPNGIETNIGDSGNKLSGGQKQRLSIARAVLKSPPIMILDEATSALDTESERLVQIALENMMKNRTSIVIAHRLSTIQKADEIVVLNKGEIVEKGKHDELIAQKGIYQKLVEMQSI; from the coding sequence ATGAATCAGTTTGTAAATATTTTAAAATACGCAAAACCTTATAAAAGATATGCTTTAGGACACATAATATCGAATATTCTTTATGCTTTATTCGGTGCTTTATCTTTTATTGCATTAATACCAATGTTAGATGTTCTCTTCAAACAAGACACGTTTAAAGTTGTAGAAAAACCCATTTATCAGGGCATTGGACATCTTAATAATTTTTATAAAGATTACATGGCATACCAGATTAATTTGTATGCTCAAGATGATAAATCGAAAGCACTTATTTTTATTATTGGCTTCATAATTATTGTATTCTTATTAAAAAATATTTTCAGTTATCTAGCCTACTACTTTATGGTATTTCTAAGAAATGGTGTCGTTAGAGATTTAAGAAATGCCGTTTATAAGAAAACAGTAGAATTACCCTTGTCGTTTTTTTCAGAACAAAAGAAAGGCGACATCATGGCGCGTGTCACAAACGATGTATCTACACTTCAATACTCCATGCTTCCTGTTCTAGAACTTATTTTTAGAGAGCCATTAAGCATCATTTTTACAATTATAATGATGCTTATTATAAGTGTTAAGCTAACCATTTTTGTTTTTGTTTTTATTCCTCTATCAGGGATTATTATCTCAAGAATAGGAAAAAGTTTAAAAAGAAAATCCGATCGTGTACAAAAAGAACAAGGAGCTATTTTATCTATACTCGAAGAAACTTTAACTGGTTTAAGAATTATAAAAGGGTTTAATGCTGAAGAAAAATTCAACACAAAATTTATAGATTCCTCTAATCGATTTTATAATTTCTCAAATAAATTATTAAATCGTCAAAATCTTGCTTCACCAACAAGCGAAATTTTAGGAATCATTGTAATTTCAATGTTACTTTGGTATGGGGGACAATTAGTTCTTGTGGATAAATCCCTAGATGGCCCATCGTTTATGGCTTATATAGGATTGGCATATAACATTTTAGTTCCCGCTAAAGCCATTTCACGCGGGCTTTACAACATTAAGCAAGGTAACGCAGCAGCAGAACGTATTCAAGAAATAATCGATACGCCTAATCCATTAAAAGATAAGGATAATGCCATTACTAAAACCGATTTTACCTCTCAAATAGAATTCAAAAACATATCTTTTAAATATGAAAATGAGTATGTTTTAAAAGATTTCTCTTTAACCATTCCAAAAGGAAAAACAGTTGCTTTAGTTGGACAGTCTGGCAGTGGTAAATCTACCATAGCCAATTTAATTACACGTTTTTACGACGTAAACAAAGGAGAAATTTTAATTGACGGCATAGATATTAGAGATTTAACAACCAGTTCTTTAAGAAAACAATTAGGCATTGTAACTCAAGAAGCTTTATTGTTTAACGATACCATAAAAAATAACCTTAAATTAGGAAAACAAGACGCTACAGACGAAGAAGTTATCGAGGCTTTAAAAGTTGCAAACGCTTGGGAATTTGTTGAAACGCTTCCTAATGGCATTGAAACTAATATTGGAGACTCTGGAAATAAACTTTCTGGCGGACAAAAACAACGTTTAAGTATTGCTCGTGCCGTTCTTAAAAGTCCACCTATTATGATTTTAGACGAGGCCACATCGGCACTAGACACCGAAAGCGAACGTTTAGTGCAAATAGCCCTGGAAAATATGATGAAAAACAGAACGTCTATTGTAATTGCGCATCGTTTATCAACCATACAAAAAGCCGACGAAATCGTAGTTTTAAACAAAGGTGAAATAGTTGAAAAAGGTAAACATGACGAGCTTATCGCACAAAAAGGCATTTACCAGAAACTGGTTGAAATGCAAAGTATATAA
- a CDS encoding glycosyltransferase family 2 protein → MNISVVIPLLNEQDSLTELHDWIASVMQSNHFSYEIIFIDDGSTDDSWKTINQLSLKNPHVKGIRFLKNFGKSQALHAGFEKASGDVVITMDADLQDSPDEIPELYNLIVKDQYDLISGWKKKRYDSIISKNLPSKLFNWAARRTSGVKLNDFNCGLKAYRLEVVKQIDVNGEMHRYIPVLAKNAGFTKISEKVVKHQARKYGETKFGMNRFIHGFLDLITIWFISRFGKNPMHLFGALGFIMITIAFCFVLYLGLDKLFFNPKGRLITLRPEFYITLTTMVIGTQFFVAGFLGEIILRTKQGKKRYTIKENLNLN, encoded by the coding sequence ATGAACATATCAGTAGTCATACCACTACTTAACGAACAAGACTCTTTAACAGAATTACATGATTGGATTGCTAGTGTTATGCAATCCAATCATTTTTCATATGAAATCATTTTTATTGATGATGGCAGTACAGACGATTCTTGGAAAACCATTAATCAATTATCATTAAAAAACCCTCATGTTAAGGGCATTCGTTTTTTAAAAAACTTCGGAAAATCTCAAGCCCTTCATGCTGGATTCGAAAAAGCGTCAGGCGATGTGGTTATTACCATGGATGCCGATTTACAGGATAGTCCAGACGAAATACCCGAGCTTTACAACCTAATAGTTAAAGATCAATACGACTTAATTTCTGGTTGGAAAAAAAAGCGTTACGATTCTATCATTTCAAAAAATTTACCATCAAAATTATTTAATTGGGCAGCCCGAAGAACATCGGGTGTTAAACTCAATGATTTTAATTGCGGCTTAAAAGCCTATCGATTAGAGGTGGTAAAACAAATTGATGTTAATGGCGAAATGCATCGCTACATTCCTGTGTTGGCAAAAAATGCTGGTTTTACTAAAATTTCTGAAAAAGTAGTAAAACACCAGGCTAGAAAATATGGCGAAACCAAATTCGGCATGAACCGTTTTATTCATGGCTTTTTAGATTTAATTACCATTTGGTTTATTTCCCGTTTTGGTAAAAACCCCATGCATCTTTTTGGCGCACTTGGTTTTATAATGATAACTATTGCCTTTTGTTTTGTTTTGTACTTGGGTCTCGATAAATTATTTTTTAATCCTAAAGGCAGACTTATCACCCTTAGACCAGAATTTTATATAACCTTAACTACCATGGTTATAGGTACGCAATTTTTCGTTGCTGGTTTCTTAGGCGAAATAATTTTACGAACCAAACAAGGAAAAAAACGTTATACAATTAAAGAAAACTTAAACTTAAATTAA
- a CDS encoding phospho-sugar mutase encodes MIHIEPQILERINTWLTPTFDEETQAFIKNSIAHNPKDIQESFYKDLEFGTGGMRGVMGIGTNRINKYTLGKSTQGLSNYLLEAFPGETPKAVIAYDCRHNSKTLAKVVADVFSANGIQVFLFEDLRPTPELSFAVKHLNCHCGIVLTASHNPPEYNGYKVYWQDGGQLVPPQDGEIIKVIDSLKYSDIKFEANNSLIKYIGEEVDTVFIDESVKNGSIAASQEAKDNFKIVFTSLHGTSITAVPETLKRAGFKNVHIVKEQEVPNGDFPTVASPNPEEPAALKMALELADQVGADIVIGTDPDCDRLGVAVRNSENELQLLNGNQTMLMMTDFLLKQWKAAGKIKGKEFIASTIVSTPMLNKLADAYNVESKIVLTGFKWIAKLIKDFPELDFIGGGEESFGYMVGDFVRDKDAVTSTLLACDIAAHAKANGSSFYEELLKLYVEHGCYKEKLVSLTKKGIEGAQEITQMMIDARENPLKVINGSKVVKIEDYETSTAKYLLTGEEKTIDVPKSNVIIYYTEDGSQIALRPSGTEPKIKFYVSVNTELKSVEDFKNVEALLDTKAETILKDMKLI; translated from the coding sequence ATGATACACATTGAACCACAAATTCTAGAGAGAATAAATACTTGGTTAACGCCAACTTTTGATGAGGAAACACAAGCTTTCATAAAAAATAGCATTGCACATAATCCAAAAGATATTCAGGAAAGCTTTTATAAAGATCTTGAATTTGGTACGGGTGGTATGCGTGGTGTTATGGGCATTGGTACCAATCGTATAAACAAATACACATTAGGAAAAAGCACTCAAGGTTTAAGCAATTATTTATTAGAAGCCTTTCCGGGTGAAACACCTAAAGCCGTTATTGCTTACGATTGCAGACACAACAGTAAAACTTTAGCAAAAGTAGTTGCCGATGTTTTTTCAGCTAATGGTATTCAAGTATTTTTATTTGAAGATTTGCGTCCAACTCCAGAATTATCGTTTGCAGTTAAACACTTAAACTGCCATTGTGGTATTGTTTTAACAGCATCGCATAATCCGCCAGAATACAATGGTTACAAAGTGTATTGGCAAGATGGTGGCCAGTTGGTTCCGCCTCAAGATGGAGAAATTATTAAAGTTATTGATAGTTTAAAATATTCTGATATTAAATTTGAAGCTAACAATAGCCTCATTAAATATATAGGTGAAGAAGTTGATACCGTATTTATTGACGAATCTGTTAAAAACGGAAGCATCGCAGCCTCACAAGAAGCAAAAGATAATTTTAAAATTGTTTTTACTTCCTTACACGGAACCTCAATCACTGCCGTTCCAGAAACTTTAAAACGCGCTGGTTTTAAAAATGTTCATATTGTAAAAGAACAAGAAGTACCAAATGGCGATTTTCCAACCGTTGCATCTCCAAATCCAGAAGAACCGGCTGCTTTAAAAATGGCTTTAGAATTAGCCGACCAAGTAGGCGCCGATATTGTGATTGGTACCGATCCCGATTGTGACAGATTGGGCGTTGCCGTGCGTAATTCTGAAAATGAATTACAACTTCTTAACGGAAACCAAACCATGTTAATGATGACAGATTTCCTTTTAAAACAATGGAAAGCTGCTGGAAAAATTAAAGGAAAAGAATTTATTGCATCTACAATTGTGTCGACACCTATGCTTAATAAACTTGCAGATGCTTACAATGTAGAGAGTAAAATAGTTTTAACAGGCTTTAAATGGATTGCTAAACTTATTAAAGACTTCCCTGAACTAGATTTTATTGGTGGTGGCGAAGAAAGTTTTGGTTATATGGTGGGCGATTTTGTTCGCGATAAAGATGCAGTAACCTCTACCCTTCTGGCTTGTGATATAGCTGCACATGCCAAAGCCAATGGCAGTTCTTTCTACGAAGAATTGTTAAAACTTTATGTAGAACACGGTTGTTACAAAGAGAAATTAGTATCTCTAACTAAAAAAGGTATTGAAGGTGCTCAAGAAATCACACAAATGATGATTGATGCACGCGAAAACCCTTTAAAAGTAATTAACGGTTCTAAAGTTGTAAAAATTGAAGATTACGAAACATCTACTGCCAAATATTTATTAACTGGTGAAGAAAAAACCATTGATGTACCAAAATCTAACGTAATTATTTATTACACAGAAGATGGTAGTCAAATCGCTTTACGCCCTAGTGGAACTGAGCCAAAAATAAAATTCTATGTAAGTGTTAATACCGAATTAAAATCGGTTGAAGACTTTAAAAATGTTGAAGCTTTACTCGATACAAAAGCCGAAACGATTTTAAAAGACATGAAATTAATTTAA
- a CDS encoding WD40/YVTN/BNR-like repeat-containing protein: MKVIFAVFSALILLVSCKKEIPFVPRNFDKIEIERILEDSILSVRAIEILNDKSLAFAANNGVFGLFNPKTKLWQTSVQKYDSLNLQFRAVGHTASDFFMLSIESPGLLFKTGENGKMTLVYKEVGLGVFYDALTFWNDSEGIAVGDSVNGCLSIIITRDGGQTWNKISCDKLPEGIVGEGAFAASNTNIKVIGNKAWIATTHGNIYYTSDKGETWERINTPIIQKEETEGIYSIDFYDENVGFAIGGDFSKPNMNVANKMRTVDGGKTWELVANNENPDYRSCVQFLPNRMGNELVAVGFKGVDFTNDFGNTWKHLSDESFYTIRFTNDSTAYAAGAGGISKLSFK, translated from the coding sequence ATGAAAGTGATTTTTGCCGTTTTTAGTGCTTTAATTTTATTGGTTTCCTGTAAAAAGGAAATCCCTTTTGTGCCTAGAAATTTCGATAAGATTGAAATAGAACGCATTCTGGAAGACTCCATATTAAGTGTTAGAGCTATTGAAATTTTGAATGATAAAAGTTTAGCTTTCGCGGCTAATAATGGTGTTTTTGGGTTGTTTAATCCTAAAACAAAACTGTGGCAAACTTCTGTACAAAAATATGATAGTTTGAATTTGCAATTTAGAGCTGTTGGACACACTGCATCCGATTTTTTTATGCTAAGCATTGAATCGCCAGGTTTATTATTTAAAACAGGAGAAAATGGTAAAATGACTCTAGTTTATAAAGAAGTAGGTTTAGGTGTTTTTTATGATGCTTTAACGTTTTGGAATGATTCTGAAGGTATTGCTGTTGGCGACAGTGTTAATGGTTGTTTATCTATTATTATTACCCGAGATGGAGGTCAAACTTGGAATAAAATTTCGTGTGATAAATTACCTGAAGGTATAGTAGGGGAAGGCGCATTTGCAGCCAGTAACACAAATATTAAAGTCATAGGTAACAAAGCATGGATAGCAACAACTCATGGCAATATATATTACACTAGTGATAAAGGGGAAACTTGGGAGCGAATTAATACGCCCATTATTCAAAAGGAAGAAACCGAGGGTATTTATTCTATAGATTTTTATGATGAAAATGTTGGTTTTGCCATAGGTGGCGACTTTTCTAAACCCAATATGAATGTTGCTAATAAAATGAGAACTGTAGATGGCGGTAAAACCTGGGAGCTAGTAGCGAATAATGAAAACCCAGATTACAGAAGCTGTGTGCAGTTTTTACCAAACCGTATGGGTAACGAGTTGGTTGCTGTAGGGTTTAAAGGTGTCGATTTTACAAATGATTTTGGTAATACTTGGAAACATTTAAGTGATGAAAGTTTTTATACCATTCGATTTACTAATGATAGTACAGCTTATGCAGCCGGTGCTGGAGGTATTTCTAAATTAAGTTTTAAATAA
- a CDS encoding RNA polymerase sigma factor: MIDELQLVEQLKSNTNKEQAFKVLITLYKERLYWHIRNIVKSHDDTDDVLQNTFIKVYQNIHNFKGESKLYSWLYRIATNESITFLNKNAKKLQISTEEVQNLAIANLTADTYFEGDDIQLKLQKAIATLPQKQQLVFNMKYFEDLKFKDMSEILETSEGALKASYHIAVKKIEAYLTKN; encoded by the coding sequence GTGATAGACGAATTACAATTAGTAGAACAATTAAAATCTAATACAAATAAAGAACAGGCATTTAAAGTATTAATAACACTTTATAAAGAACGCTTGTACTGGCATATTAGAAATATTGTAAAGTCGCACGACGATACAGACGATGTTTTACAAAACACGTTTATAAAAGTGTATCAAAACATTCATAATTTTAAAGGTGAAAGTAAGTTGTATTCGTGGTTGTATAGAATAGCAACCAACGAATCGATAACCTTTTTAAATAAAAACGCTAAAAAATTACAAATATCCACCGAGGAAGTTCAAAATTTAGCCATTGCAAATTTAACTGCCGACACCTATTTCGAAGGAGACGACATTCAACTAAAATTACAAAAAGCCATTGCTACATTACCACAAAAACAACAATTGGTTTTTAATATGAAATATTTTGAAGATTTAAAATTTAAAGACATGTCCGAAATTTTAGAAACTAGCGAAGGCGCTTTAAAAGCATCGTACCATATTGCAGTAAAAAAAATTGAAGCTTACCTAACTAAAAATTAA
- a CDS encoding DUF4199 domain-containing protein — translation MEKSLKSIAINFGLYLGGLLALLTVVAYAVDLELLTNMWYGVFMLIAIIVLGIISVGKTKQAQDGYASFKEAFTAFFITVVLGLVISTFVSYILFNFIDTEAANVLKEKTIEKTVEMLKGFNTPSEVIAQSVEQIESQNQYSIGNILKGLAGYTVFFSIIGLIVAAALKKNKPKAE, via the coding sequence ATGGAAAAATCTTTAAAATCTATAGCTATTAATTTCGGACTTTATTTAGGTGGATTACTAGCATTACTAACCGTTGTTGCCTATGCGGTAGATCTAGAATTGTTAACAAACATGTGGTATGGTGTATTCATGCTAATAGCCATTATCGTACTAGGTATTATTTCGGTAGGAAAAACAAAACAAGCACAAGACGGATATGCCTCTTTTAAGGAAGCGTTTACCGCTTTTTTTATTACTGTTGTTTTAGGTTTGGTTATTAGCACATTTGTATCATATATATTATTCAATTTTATAGATACGGAAGCCGCAAATGTTTTAAAAGAAAAAACAATCGAAAAAACAGTTGAAATGCTTAAAGGATTTAATACGCCCAGCGAAGTTATTGCGCAATCGGTAGAACAAATAGAATCTCAAAACCAATATTCAATTGGAAACATTTTAAAAGGATTGGCTGGTTATACGGTGTTTTTTAGCATTATTGGATTAATTGTTGCTGCTGCATTGAAAAAAAATAAACCAAAAGCAGAATAA